From Bos indicus isolate NIAB-ARS_2022 breed Sahiwal x Tharparkar chromosome 4, NIAB-ARS_B.indTharparkar_mat_pri_1.0, whole genome shotgun sequence, the proteins below share one genomic window:
- the LOC139182732 gene encoding EP300-interacting inhibitor of differentiation 1-like: MSEMNELSELYEENTDLQMDVIPGESDLPHMEVGGGSRELSPNPSRAGAPPQLEEEGPMEEEAAQPMAEPQGPRGLASRPSPGEQPGQIAGPDFESEDEGEEFDDWEDDYDYPEEEPLSGAGYRASAALEEANKMFLRTSRAREAALDGGFQMHYEKTPFDQLAFIEELFSLTVVNRLTEELGCDEIIDRE; the protein is encoded by the coding sequence ATGTCTGAAATGAACGAGCTGTCTGAGCTCTATGAGGAGAACACCGATCTGCAAATGGATGTGATTCCTGGTGAGAGTGACCTTCCGCATATGGAGGTAGGCGGCGGGAGCCGGGAGCTATCCCCGAACCCCTCCCGCGCCGGGGCCCCGCCACAACTGGAGGAGGAAGGCCCAATGGAGGAGGAGGCGGCCCAGCCAATGGCGGAGCCACAGGGGCCCCGAGGCCTCGCTAGCCGACCCAGCCCTGGGGAGCAGCCAGGCCAGATCGCGGGCCCTGATTTCGAGAGCGAGGACGAGGGCGAGGAATTCGATGACTGGGAGGACGACTATGACTATCCGGAAGAGGAGCCGCTCAGTGGTGCGGGCTACAGAGCATCAGCGGCCCTTGAAGAAGCCAACAAGATGTTTCTGAGAACCTCCAGAGCCAGAGAAGCAGCTCTGGATGGCGGGTTTCAGATGCATTATGAGAAGACCCCGTTTGATCAATTGGCTTTTATCGAAGAGCTTTTTTCACTTACGGTTGTCAATCGTCTGACGGAAGAACTCGGCTGTGATGAGATCATTGACAGAGAGTAG